Proteins from a genomic interval of Candidatus Hinthialibacter antarcticus:
- a CDS encoding nitric-oxide reductase large subunit — translation MNYKKLWFALAIVNIASFAVLGYYGYEIYRQAPPIPDQVITTEGTVLFTGQDIRDGQNIWQSTGGHQMGSIWGHGSYQAPDWSADWLHRESEWILDFWSNNELGSASYKDLDSVQMAGLQARLKNELRANTFNQDTNQLVVSPLRAQAIAAVSDHYAKLFGGDPSLSELREAYALQAKVIKDPERQAMMNAFFFWTAWACATNRPGSEITYTNNWPPEPLIDNQPTTAILFWSIISVVVLLAGIGALVWYNATLKHQPEDDDPLPDQDPLLGLNPTPSMMATLKYFWVVMALVVLQIIMGIVTAHYGVEGSGFYGFPLAEYLPYAVTRTWHTQLAIFWIATAWLATGLFVAPAVSGHEPKFQRAGVNFLFICLVIIVGGTLFGTWYGTRQEMGLVANFWFGHQGYEYVDLGRFWQIFLCVGLFVWLGLMGRALWPALRQPGANRHLLVLFFISSLAIALFYCAGFMWGRQTHLAIAEYWRWWVIHLWVEGFFEVFATVVIAFLFTRMGLLRVTTATAAVLFSCIIFLSGGIIGTFHHLYFTGTPTAILALGATFSALEVVPLVLIGFEAYENLELSRAKEWIKDYKWPIYCFIAVAFWNLVGAGLFGFLINPPIALYYMQGLNTTAVHGHTALFGVYGILGIGLMLFCLRGMASRQQWKTKWLAFGFWSINIGLALMVLLSDLPRGLMQTQASIEYGMWYARSAEFMGTPLMDTLRWLRVIGDTIFAIGIFALAWFVFGLKAGWSIDKTAKIEFK, via the coding sequence ATGAATTACAAGAAACTGTGGTTTGCTCTTGCCATTGTCAACATCGCCTCATTCGCAGTCTTAGGCTATTACGGATACGAAATCTATCGTCAAGCCCCGCCAATCCCTGACCAAGTGATTACAACGGAAGGAACCGTTCTATTCACTGGGCAAGACATTCGGGATGGACAGAATATATGGCAGTCGACCGGCGGCCATCAAATGGGAAGTATATGGGGCCACGGATCATATCAAGCGCCTGACTGGTCGGCGGATTGGCTGCACCGTGAATCGGAATGGATTTTGGATTTTTGGAGCAACAATGAATTAGGAAGCGCGTCTTATAAAGACCTCGACTCTGTCCAAATGGCCGGTTTGCAAGCCCGGTTAAAAAATGAATTACGCGCGAATACCTTTAATCAAGATACCAACCAATTGGTCGTTTCTCCATTGCGGGCTCAAGCCATAGCGGCCGTCTCAGACCACTATGCAAAACTGTTCGGCGGCGATCCATCGTTGAGTGAATTGCGGGAAGCCTACGCCCTGCAAGCCAAAGTGATCAAAGACCCTGAGCGTCAGGCAATGATGAATGCGTTCTTCTTTTGGACCGCTTGGGCCTGCGCAACCAATCGCCCCGGCAGCGAGATTACCTATACGAATAATTGGCCGCCGGAACCACTTATTGACAATCAACCCACCACAGCAATTTTGTTCTGGTCCATCATCAGCGTCGTCGTTTTGTTAGCAGGCATCGGCGCCCTGGTCTGGTATAACGCCACCTTAAAACACCAACCCGAAGATGATGATCCTCTACCTGACCAGGACCCGCTTTTGGGATTGAACCCAACCCCATCAATGATGGCGACGTTAAAATATTTCTGGGTCGTGATGGCATTGGTCGTTTTGCAGATAATCATGGGCATTGTCACCGCCCATTATGGCGTAGAAGGCTCCGGCTTTTATGGATTTCCACTAGCGGAGTATCTGCCTTACGCAGTAACACGAACCTGGCACACGCAACTGGCGATATTCTGGATCGCAACCGCCTGGCTGGCGACGGGTTTATTTGTCGCACCCGCCGTATCAGGCCATGAACCAAAATTCCAACGGGCGGGAGTGAATTTTCTTTTTATCTGCCTGGTGATTATTGTTGGCGGAACGCTATTTGGAACATGGTATGGAACGAGACAGGAAATGGGCTTGGTCGCCAACTTCTGGTTTGGGCATCAAGGATATGAATATGTTGATTTAGGCCGTTTCTGGCAGATATTTCTCTGCGTCGGCTTGTTCGTCTGGCTTGGATTAATGGGTCGTGCACTTTGGCCGGCGCTCAGACAACCCGGCGCCAACCGCCACCTGCTGGTGCTTTTCTTCATCTCCAGCCTGGCAATCGCATTATTTTACTGCGCGGGCTTTATGTGGGGGCGCCAAACTCATCTCGCGATTGCGGAATACTGGCGCTGGTGGGTCATCCACCTTTGGGTGGAAGGGTTCTTTGAAGTGTTTGCGACCGTCGTGATTGCGTTTTTATTCACGCGCATGGGGTTGCTTCGCGTTACAACAGCAACTGCCGCCGTTTTATTTTCCTGCATCATATTTCTATCCGGCGGAATCATCGGGACATTCCATCACCTGTATTTTACAGGAACGCCAACTGCAATCCTGGCTCTGGGCGCGACTTTCAGCGCTCTCGAAGTTGTCCCATTGGTGTTAATTGGATTTGAAGCGTATGAAAATCTGGAACTCAGCCGCGCCAAAGAATGGATCAAAGATTACAAGTGGCCAATTTATTGTTTTATTGCGGTTGCATTCTGGAATTTGGTTGGCGCCGGTTTATTCGGATTTCTCATCAATCCGCCTATCGCTCTGTATTATATGCAGGGATTAAACACAACAGCGGTGCATGGACATACCGCCCTGTTTGGCGTGTATGGAATTCTGGGAATTGGCCTCATGCTATTCTGTTTAAGAGGGATGGCCTCAAGACAGCAATGGAAAACCAAATGGCTGGCTTTTGGGTTCTGGTCTATTAATATCGGCCTTGCCTTGATGGTCCTGTTGTCTGATTTACCTCGCGGCTTAATGCAAACCCAAGCGAGCATAGAATATGGAATGTGGTATGCGCGTTCGGCGGAATTCATGGGTACGCCTCTCATGGATACGTTGCGCTGGTTGCGCGTCATTGGCGACACAATATTCGCTATCGGAATTTTTGCTCTCGCATGGTTTGTTTTCGGTTTGAAAGCAGGTTGGTCAATCGACAAAACCGCCAAAATAGAGTTCAAATAA
- a CDS encoding hemerythrin domain-containing protein codes for MKATELLMQEHRIIEQVLNCLEAMAQQAASEKILDEERAFQAIDFFRNFADKCHHGKEEGHLFPALEARGFARDGGPTGVMFYEHDQGRNFVKNMFESTPEAAKGNEDALDNFVRNAEGYIHLLREHIQKEDHCLFPMADEALDEKACADMMNSFTHVEEKEIGEGVHESYIALANTLATHYNVSIVKEAQDSSCGCGCNHN; via the coding sequence ATGAAAGCCACCGAATTATTAATGCAAGAACACCGCATCATCGAACAGGTCTTAAACTGCCTGGAGGCCATGGCCCAACAAGCCGCCAGCGAAAAAATTCTGGATGAAGAGCGCGCCTTTCAAGCAATTGATTTTTTCAGAAATTTTGCCGACAAGTGCCATCATGGAAAAGAAGAAGGACACTTGTTTCCTGCTTTGGAAGCGCGTGGATTTGCCCGTGATGGAGGGCCGACTGGAGTCATGTTTTATGAGCATGATCAAGGCCGCAATTTTGTTAAAAATATGTTTGAATCGACTCCTGAAGCGGCAAAGGGAAACGAGGACGCATTGGACAATTTTGTCAGAAATGCGGAAGGTTATATACATCTTCTGAGAGAACACATTCAGAAAGAAGACCATTGTCTGTTTCCAATGGCGGATGAAGCGCTCGATGAAAAAGCGTGCGCAGACATGATGAATTCATTTACCCATGTTGAAGAAAAAGAAATAGGCGAAGGTGTGCATGAATCGTATATCGCGCTGGCAAACACTCTTGCCACTCATTACAACGTCTCTATCGTAAAAGAGGCGCAAGACAGTTCGTGCGGGTGTGGATGCAACCACAACTAA
- a CDS encoding Rrf2 family transcriptional regulator has protein sequence MISKTGIHAIKAMVTLAELPEGAYAGAGAIADSIGAPRNYLGKLLQMFSREGYVISQKGMGGGFRLAKDPKKISLLDIINPIDHIDRWNGCFLGRHQCSDENPCALHAKWDKVRNQYMKFVTNTSIADLIQDHNVINTL, from the coding sequence ATGATCTCAAAAACCGGCATTCATGCGATTAAAGCGATGGTAACGCTGGCGGAACTTCCCGAAGGCGCCTACGCAGGGGCAGGCGCGATTGCGGACAGTATTGGAGCGCCGCGAAATTACCTGGGCAAATTGCTTCAAATGTTTTCGCGTGAAGGCTATGTCATTTCACAAAAAGGTATGGGAGGCGGGTTTCGATTGGCGAAAGACCCCAAGAAAATTTCGCTGCTGGATATTATTAACCCTATCGACCACATCGACCGTTGGAATGGGTGCTTTTTGGGACGCCATCAATGCTCAGACGAAAACCCATGCGCGCTCCATGCAAAATGGGATAAAGTGCGAAATCAGTATATGAAATTTGTTACAAACACGTCCATCGCAGATTTAATACAAGACCACAATGTCATCAACACGTTGTGA
- the moaC gene encoding cyclic pyranopterin monophosphate synthase MoaC: MQTPFTHISPEGEARMVNVGAKAAAKRSAVAEAWVTVGPAVSEILHKQVGLTKGNVIETARLAGIMGAKRTADLIPLCHPLAIEVVDVKAELIKDRIRIRCRVECEAKTGVEMEAMTAASIAALTVYDMVKSAEKGVEIGPIRLLEKHGGKSGDWFREADKNGDD, translated from the coding sequence ATGCAAACACCATTTACGCATATTTCACCGGAAGGCGAAGCCAGGATGGTCAATGTCGGGGCCAAGGCCGCTGCGAAGCGGAGCGCTGTCGCTGAAGCCTGGGTAACGGTCGGGCCTGCCGTGTCAGAAATATTACACAAACAAGTCGGCCTTACCAAAGGGAATGTGATCGAAACCGCGCGGCTGGCTGGTATCATGGGAGCGAAGCGCACTGCCGATTTAATTCCGTTATGCCATCCTCTCGCCATTGAAGTGGTGGACGTTAAAGCGGAACTCATCAAAGACCGTATCCGCATCCGGTGCCGGGTTGAGTGTGAAGCGAAAACGGGCGTGGAGATGGAAGCCATGACAGCAGCGTCCATCGCGGCGCTGACTGTTTATGATATGGTAAAGTCCGCCGAAAAAGGCGTTGAAATCGGGCCGATCCGGTTGCTTGAAAAACATGGCGGCAAATCAGGAGACTGGTTTAGAGAGGCGGATAAAAATGGGGACGATTGA
- a CDS encoding molybdopterin-binding protein encodes MGTIECLCISEAKGTTKTARDHVELKAAHGIVGDAHAGPWHRQVSILANEDIETIRKKGLPDLAPGAFAENIIVNGVDLSTLGLGSRLQLGGQVALSITQIGKVCHSRCQIFHKTGDCIMPRLGLFARVEQGGSLERGAQVTVQKHIDRSCFQCVVLTISDRCSTGETVDTAGPAVEKILLDNLTANIYRRTILPDEQDQIENSLKHYADGHSIDLVFTVGGTGFSPRDVTPEATRNVVERLTPGLNEAMRAASLQITPRAMLSRAVSGIRRSTLIVNLPGSKRAAEENLRTILPALSHGLLKLRGDPSDCG; translated from the coding sequence ATGGGGACGATTGAATGTCTCTGCATCAGTGAAGCGAAGGGGACGACAAAAACCGCACGCGACCATGTCGAGCTAAAAGCGGCGCATGGAATTGTAGGGGACGCCCATGCCGGGCCTTGGCACCGCCAAGTGAGCATTCTGGCCAACGAAGATATCGAAACAATCCGAAAAAAAGGGCTTCCTGATCTGGCTCCCGGCGCCTTCGCTGAAAATATTATTGTCAATGGAGTTGATCTCTCAACGCTGGGGTTAGGTTCGAGGTTGCAACTGGGCGGGCAAGTTGCGCTGTCGATTACGCAAATTGGAAAAGTATGCCATTCGCGATGCCAGATTTTCCACAAAACTGGCGATTGCATCATGCCGCGGCTTGGCCTGTTTGCCCGGGTTGAACAGGGCGGCAGTCTTGAGCGAGGCGCACAAGTGACGGTTCAAAAACACATTGACCGCTCTTGTTTTCAATGCGTCGTTTTGACGATCAGCGACCGTTGTTCGACTGGCGAAACGGTTGATACGGCGGGGCCAGCCGTTGAGAAAATACTTTTGGATAATCTGACGGCCAATATTTATCGTCGAACCATTCTTCCTGATGAGCAGGACCAAATTGAAAACTCATTGAAGCATTATGCGGACGGACACTCAATCGATTTAGTCTTCACCGTCGGCGGGACGGGGTTCAGTCCGCGTGATGTGACCCCGGAAGCGACAAGAAACGTAGTCGAACGGCTAACGCCGGGTTTAAATGAAGCGATGAGGGCCGCCTCGTTGCAGATTACGCCGCGCGCAATGCTTTCCCGGGCGGTTTCTGGCATCAGGCGCTCGACGCTGATTGTCAACCTCCCGGGGTCAAAGCGGGCCGCCGAAGAAAACCTGAGAACGATTCTTCCCGCTTTGTCGCATGGACTCTTGAAACTACGAGGCGACCCAAGCGATTGCGGTTAA
- a CDS encoding molybdopterin molybdotransferase MoeA, protein MLISPDQAYQAVMQAVKPLPSQIVDLSNSLGMTLARPIKADRDLPPVNLSAMDGYAIQAQDASTETCRLAIIGECAAGNKPDVIIRKGQAARIYTGAMLPKGADAVAIVEQCSDEQDHVIVRGKIPPNANIFQRGENAARGEVLLPKGEPIGSPQIGVCAAVGAASVSVIRFPKIMVLCTGEELRSANESVKPYETRNSNGPMLQAALQEWRFESQFQIVPDSLSKIKAAIQRNLKKHDVIILTGGVSKGRYDFVKEAIEQTGGRVRFHGVAMKPGKPQLFATAGKNQCIFGLPGNPLSAMTGLHELVLPALRRMAGRPIEQCRHVFQAVLANPVESKGDRLRFVLGRLHFDGPNLCVEPVESQSSADIAASGRADGALLVPKDARQIQAGAVVEFRPWKQWPS, encoded by the coding sequence ATGTTGATTTCACCCGATCAAGCCTATCAGGCTGTCATGCAGGCGGTAAAACCTCTCCCGTCGCAAATCGTCGATCTCAGCAACTCCCTGGGCATGACGCTCGCCAGGCCGATCAAAGCAGACCGGGACCTGCCGCCCGTCAATCTTTCAGCGATGGATGGGTATGCAATCCAGGCGCAGGATGCGTCAACGGAAACCTGCCGCCTGGCAATCATTGGCGAGTGCGCCGCTGGAAACAAACCAGACGTCATCATCCGCAAAGGCCAGGCGGCGAGAATCTATACCGGAGCGATGCTGCCAAAAGGCGCCGACGCTGTCGCCATAGTTGAACAGTGTTCCGATGAACAAGATCACGTTATTGTCCGGGGAAAAATCCCGCCCAATGCAAACATCTTTCAACGCGGAGAAAACGCCGCCCGGGGAGAAGTCTTGCTGCCCAAAGGCGAACCAATCGGTTCACCTCAGATTGGAGTCTGCGCAGCCGTCGGGGCCGCATCGGTTTCCGTCATACGCTTTCCTAAAATCATGGTCTTATGCACTGGCGAAGAACTTCGAAGCGCAAATGAGTCGGTTAAGCCATACGAAACGCGAAATTCAAACGGGCCGATGTTACAGGCTGCGTTGCAAGAATGGCGTTTTGAAAGCCAATTTCAAATTGTCCCAGACTCATTATCAAAAATTAAAGCCGCCATTCAACGCAATTTAAAAAAACACGACGTGATTATTCTGACGGGCGGCGTTTCAAAAGGGCGCTACGATTTTGTGAAAGAAGCGATTGAACAAACGGGGGGGCGGGTTCGTTTTCACGGCGTCGCAATGAAGCCCGGCAAACCCCAGTTATTTGCGACCGCAGGCAAAAACCAATGTATCTTTGGCTTACCGGGCAACCCACTCAGCGCAATGACGGGGTTGCACGAACTGGTGCTGCCTGCCCTCCGGCGAATGGCGGGGCGCCCCATTGAACAATGCCGTCATGTATTCCAGGCCGTCCTGGCGAATCCGGTCGAGAGCAAGGGTGACCGCCTTCGCTTTGTGTTGGGACGCTTGCATTTCGACGGCCCTAATCTTTGCGTTGAACCAGTAGAGTCGCAAAGTTCCGCCGATATCGCCGCCAGCGGACGGGCGGACGGCGCTCTGTTGGTCCCTAAAGACGCCCGGCAAATCCAAGCAGGCGCTGTTGTTGAATTTCGTCCCTGGAAGCAATGGCCGTCATAA
- the mobB gene encoding molybdopterin-guanine dinucleotide biosynthesis protein B, producing MSTTQSSWPHSIAICGWSGSGKTWVLERLIGRLQNRGLLVGIVKHDSHHLKLDSPQKDTGRFWQAGAHAVIAHDNEQLFLRMKANSPVSIKGLIESNAATADIFLLEGHKSSPWPKLWLAHPDGKQPPDNLENVIASIPFDEARLDRCEQIIFERLQNEWAALALNAGILIGGKSKRMGRDKYALQMNDVSLVDHLRQTASSAQTAATVLIGEQPGYSGLTVPDARDAQGPLAGLLSAMRWDRKSGWLFLACDMPLMTRAALQWLIEQRRTGVWAVLPKDERGVHPLGALYEPPMRVLFEERIVESDYSLHWVANHPKIKTVDIPYEHRDAWTNCNTPDEWESALQKLKG from the coding sequence ATGTCAACGACTCAATCCTCATGGCCTCATAGTATTGCGATCTGCGGGTGGAGCGGCTCGGGCAAAACCTGGGTGCTGGAACGGCTGATCGGTCGATTGCAAAACCGGGGCCTTCTGGTTGGAATCGTCAAGCATGATTCTCACCACTTAAAACTCGACTCTCCCCAAAAAGATACCGGCCGTTTTTGGCAGGCAGGCGCACACGCCGTCATTGCCCATGACAACGAACAACTCTTTTTACGGATGAAGGCGAATTCACCAGTATCCATAAAAGGGTTGATTGAATCAAATGCCGCGACGGCTGATATTTTTTTGCTCGAAGGCCATAAAAGTTCGCCCTGGCCAAAACTCTGGCTTGCACACCCCGATGGAAAACAACCGCCAGATAATCTCGAAAATGTGATTGCCTCCATACCGTTTGATGAAGCGCGCTTAGACCGATGTGAACAGATCATTTTTGAGCGGCTCCAAAATGAATGGGCCGCGCTTGCTCTTAACGCAGGAATTCTAATCGGTGGAAAAAGCAAGCGAATGGGACGCGATAAATACGCGTTGCAGATGAACGATGTATCGTTGGTAGACCATTTGCGACAAACCGCATCTAGTGCTCAAACCGCCGCGACGGTTCTGATTGGCGAACAACCGGGGTACTCCGGTTTGACCGTTCCCGACGCCCGCGATGCTCAAGGCCCGTTGGCGGGCCTATTATCTGCAATGCGGTGGGACCGCAAATCGGGCTGGTTGTTTTTAGCGTGCGACATGCCCTTAATGACCAGGGCCGCGCTCCAATGGCTGATTGAACAAAGGCGAACGGGCGTGTGGGCGGTGTTGCCAAAAGACGAGCGGGGCGTACATCCTCTCGGCGCACTCTATGAACCGCCGATGCGCGTATTATTTGAAGAACGAATTGTTGAATCAGACTACTCTCTTCACTGGGTCGCCAATCATCCCAAAATCAAAACGGTTGATATTCCCTACGAGCACCGCGACGCCTGGACAAATTGCAATACGCCGGATGAATGGGAATCCGCGCTACAAAAATTGAAAGGCTGA
- the moaA gene encoding GTP 3',8-cyclase MoaA codes for MLERDSMESQCGRSSLVDRFGRSHTYLRVSVTDRCNFRCIYCMPKKGAQLSPRSEILTFDEIERVVRLFSQVGISKVRFTGGEPLVRKNVTELIANVRRIQTIETIGVTTNGVLLNQYAAALKEAGVDLLNVSLDSLDEKRFQFLSGSQNLKDVLAGIHAALKIGFKQVKLNVVIIKEVNEEELCGFIDYFHGYPIELRFIEYMPFLKQKWDESHLVPWTIMRDRIQKQYDLAPMESAHPVSVAKLFQIQGSELRVGFISTMSEHYCNDCNRLRLMADGSIKSCLFKTPESNIRDLLRSRASDREIQALIASVVETKTLARPPIDPASPNSPMVKIGG; via the coding sequence ATGCTCGAAAGGGACTCGATGGAATCACAGTGCGGGCGTTCTTCACTGGTTGACCGTTTTGGTAGGTCGCATACTTACCTGCGCGTTTCGGTTACGGACCGATGCAACTTCCGTTGCATTTATTGTATGCCGAAAAAAGGCGCCCAACTGTCGCCGCGAAGTGAAATTCTCACCTTTGATGAGATTGAACGAGTGGTGCGTTTATTTTCTCAAGTTGGTATTTCCAAAGTCCGTTTTACCGGCGGCGAGCCGTTAGTCAGAAAAAACGTCACCGAGCTGATAGCCAATGTTCGTCGAATTCAAACCATAGAGACGATCGGCGTCACCACCAATGGCGTGTTGTTGAACCAATACGCTGCCGCTCTCAAAGAAGCAGGAGTTGACTTACTGAACGTGAGTTTAGATTCGCTTGATGAGAAGCGGTTTCAATTTCTCAGCGGGTCGCAAAATCTCAAAGATGTTCTCGCTGGAATACACGCAGCGTTAAAAATCGGCTTTAAACAAGTTAAGTTAAATGTCGTCATCATCAAAGAAGTCAATGAAGAAGAACTCTGTGGTTTTATTGATTACTTTCATGGATATCCTATCGAACTGCGTTTCATTGAATACATGCCGTTTTTAAAACAGAAATGGGACGAATCGCATCTCGTACCCTGGACAATCATGCGGGACAGAATTCAAAAGCAATACGATCTGGCGCCGATGGAATCTGCTCACCCCGTTTCAGTCGCAAAGTTATTTCAGATTCAGGGAAGCGAACTTCGCGTTGGCTTTATCTCGACAATGAGCGAGCATTATTGCAACGATTGCAACCGCCTGCGCCTGATGGCGGACGGGTCGATCAAATCGTGTTTATTCAAAACGCCTGAGAGCAATATTCGAGACTTATTGCGCTCGAGGGCGAGCGATAGAGAAATACAAGCCTTAATTGCGTCAGTGGTCGAAACCAAGACGCTTGCGCGGCCGCCGATAGACCCGGCCTCGCCGAATTCGCCGATGGTCAAAATCGGTGGCTAA
- a CDS encoding Rrf2 family transcriptional regulator — MLDNVFDCGLNCNKSDNTYLYYMTMLNQTTEISIKTLIYLTLRTLDAPVSPKVLAEELNESPSYLAKITGLLVKAGILRAHRGVSGGVTLFRQPEDVTLLEIVEACQGKLLGDYCKETDQIEDTCGFHQAMYQVHKSTTEILNQWKLSDLARKPDAVEHSDCRMLGVCPKAAILKR, encoded by the coding sequence GTGCTTGACAATGTATTTGATTGTGGATTAAACTGCAATAAATCAGATAATACTTATCTCTATTATATGACTATGCTAAATCAAACGACTGAAATTTCGATAAAAACTTTGATTTATTTAACTTTAAGAACTTTAGACGCCCCTGTGTCTCCTAAAGTTCTTGCTGAGGAATTAAATGAATCTCCCTCGTATTTGGCAAAAATCACGGGTCTTTTGGTGAAAGCGGGCATCTTGCGCGCTCATCGCGGCGTAAGCGGCGGCGTAACCCTGTTCAGACAACCAGAAGATGTGACCTTGCTCGAAATTGTTGAAGCGTGCCAGGGGAAATTATTAGGGGATTACTGCAAAGAAACCGATCAGATTGAAGATACATGCGGGTTTCATCAGGCAATGTATCAAGTGCATAAATCAACGACTGAGATTCTTAATCAATGGAAATTGTCTGATTTGGCGCGAAAGCCTGATGCGGTTGAACATTCGGATTGCCGTATGTTGGGCGTTTGTCCAAAAGCGGCAATCTTAAAGCGATAG
- a CDS encoding FAD-dependent oxidoreductase, which translates to MENTFPSNVTVPNFEYWREQIKCQNACPVHTDARGYIRAIADGNEELAYLIARGPNPLASICGKICGAPCEEACRRGDYDEPISIRQLKNYVCEKFGPESSPDAPARLIEFLKEAASKHPSRQCQGQNELLPMLQSLMQSEIQPVNNASVGIIGSGPAGLAAAHDLALLGFQVTIYEMEPVLAGMLTVGVPEYRLPREVIEAEVNVILAMGVTAVTNCCVGKDITFSELRVRHNAVIVAVGAKKSRPLPIPGANAPGVYGGVEFLREVCLGRFPQMGRRVVVIGGGNVAYDVGRTVLRQISIDAARTARRSPGVGEVHLCSLESLDEMPADDVEIIEGDEEGIKRLNSLGPSEIIVDDSGKVIGVEFKKCVRVFNEKGRFDPLFNENDIHIIECDSVLVSIGQQFDLSFIDPIRHGLKLLPNGALECNSIDGKTKSPDVYVAGDLAYGTKLLIHAVASGKSVARAIYASVTGQTLSQRQTELHFPLTNYYREESFEKQPRVEPHKTSVAERLQSQSKVVEQSLTQEQARCEAGRCLDCGINTIFDGEKCILCGGCVDVCPERCLRIVSASRLADGEDIGAVLDNQLQDFPMEQASAIIKDETICIRCALCAERCPTGAITMERFHFEVNSSCQTV; encoded by the coding sequence ATGGAAAACACTTTTCCATCCAATGTGACTGTCCCCAATTTTGAGTATTGGCGCGAGCAGATCAAATGCCAAAATGCTTGTCCTGTCCACACTGATGCGCGTGGGTATATTCGCGCCATTGCCGATGGAAACGAAGAGTTGGCGTACTTAATTGCGCGCGGACCGAATCCGTTGGCGTCGATCTGCGGAAAGATATGCGGCGCCCCCTGCGAAGAAGCCTGTCGGAGGGGCGATTACGATGAACCCATTTCGATCCGTCAATTAAAGAATTATGTGTGTGAAAAATTCGGGCCTGAATCCTCGCCCGATGCTCCTGCGCGGTTAATTGAATTTTTGAAGGAAGCCGCAAGCAAACACCCGTCCCGGCAATGCCAAGGTCAGAACGAACTGCTGCCGATGTTGCAATCTCTCATGCAATCAGAAATTCAACCGGTGAATAATGCGAGCGTGGGCATTATCGGCAGCGGGCCTGCTGGTTTGGCTGCAGCCCATGATCTCGCCTTGTTGGGTTTTCAGGTAACCATTTACGAAATGGAGCCGGTGTTGGCGGGGATGTTGACCGTCGGCGTACCGGAATACCGGCTGCCGCGCGAAGTGATCGAAGCGGAAGTGAATGTTATTTTGGCTATGGGCGTGACAGCGGTCACGAATTGTTGTGTTGGTAAGGACATTACATTTTCCGAATTAAGAGTACGGCACAATGCGGTTATTGTCGCGGTCGGCGCCAAAAAATCCCGGCCGCTGCCGATCCCCGGCGCGAACGCCCCCGGCGTCTACGGCGGCGTTGAGTTTCTGCGAGAAGTTTGTCTGGGGCGCTTTCCTCAGATGGGCAGACGGGTGGTCGTCATCGGCGGCGGCAATGTTGCTTATGACGTTGGTCGTACTGTCTTGCGCCAAATATCCATTGACGCTGCACGAACAGCAAGACGCTCACCGGGCGTCGGTGAAGTGCATTTATGCTCATTGGAATCGTTAGACGAGATGCCTGCGGATGACGTTGAAATTATTGAGGGAGACGAAGAAGGCATCAAACGGTTAAACAGTTTAGGGCCATCAGAAATTATTGTTGATGACTCAGGTAAGGTCATCGGCGTTGAATTCAAAAAATGTGTACGCGTGTTCAATGAAAAAGGACGTTTCGATCCTCTTTTTAATGAAAACGATATTCATATTATTGAATGCGATTCGGTGCTGGTTTCGATCGGACAGCAATTTGACTTGTCGTTTATTGATCCTATACGTCACGGCTTGAAGCTGCTGCCGAACGGCGCGTTGGAGTGCAACTCCATCGATGGAAAAACCAAGAGCCCGGATGTGTATGTCGCGGGCGACCTCGCCTACGGTACAAAACTTCTGATCCATGCGGTGGCATCGGGCAAATCGGTTGCGCGAGCGATTTACGCTTCAGTCACAGGTCAAACTTTATCGCAACGTCAAACAGAACTCCACTTTCCTTTAACGAATTACTACCGCGAAGAAAGTTTTGAAAAACAGCCGCGAGTGGAGCCGCACAAAACGTCTGTCGCTGAACGCTTACAGTCTCAATCAAAAGTGGTGGAACAATCGCTTACCCAGGAACAGGCGCGATGTGAGGCGGGCCGTTGCCTGGATTGTGGAATTAACACGATTTTTGACGGTGAAAAATGTATTTTGTGCGGGGGCTGCGTAGATGTCTGTCCCGAACGGTGTCTTCGAATTGTTTCTGCGTCGCGCTTGGCGGACGGAGAAGACATTGGGGCGGTGTTAGACAATCAGTTGCAAGATTTCCCAATGGAGCAAGCCTCCGCCATCATTAAAGATGAAACGATTTGTATTCGCTGCGCCTTATGCGCAGAGCGGTGCCCAACGGGCGCCATCACTATGGAACGCTTTCATTTCGAGGTGAATTCATCATGTCAGACCGTTTAG